The Nitrospira sp. KM1 genome includes a window with the following:
- a CDS encoding HD-GYP domain-containing protein, whose amino-acid sequence MHDAKVSTAGPDDDQVQPLLTHEKSLSHKIAEGSEAGDILDQQMVMLGFQLITHLNTLIKTSRIHGRTNAALDKPVEAMLTIVATLTHDQPVTLRLQNDFLFLGDSHLKVNAQQMMVVTSIIDAMNKWRIGGVTFSASITSKDLREFSYLFVTLDPSAMSVEEFRSELKDHGVSGIEIEDPRELVLREEKGGTGRGTSSEPDSKAQHKTNSKAAYGKAANALGHLSQTARDGGTLSFKQAKRAIQNIVDLMMHDESTLLGLTNLRCHDQYTHNHSVNVALLSMALGNRAGYPKVDLADLGMAALFHDVGKCAISLDILNKPGEFTQQEWDIMRTHPTEGVLTLIELRGLANVPARMASASFEHHMNYDFSGYPKLAVPWTQSLSSRIVTIADCYDAMTSSRVYRREPLSPSNVLKFMFGKSGQSFDPVLLKLFVNCVGIVPIGSVVLLESDELAVVLKPAADKSNAERPTVKIIADPQGNPKEDGHDVDLTVKDDAGVYLNSIVRLIDNAEYKFDIGRYFV is encoded by the coding sequence GTGCACGACGCCAAGGTCTCCACAGCTGGCCCCGACGACGATCAAGTCCAGCCGCTGCTGACCCACGAAAAATCTCTCTCCCATAAGATTGCCGAAGGATCAGAGGCCGGCGATATCCTCGATCAACAGATGGTGATGCTGGGATTCCAGCTCATCACGCATTTGAACACCCTGATCAAGACATCCAGAATTCACGGACGCACCAACGCGGCCCTGGATAAGCCGGTCGAGGCCATGCTGACAATCGTCGCCACACTGACTCACGACCAGCCTGTCACCCTACGTCTTCAAAACGACTTCCTATTTCTCGGCGACAGCCATCTCAAGGTCAACGCGCAACAAATGATGGTAGTGACCAGCATCATCGATGCCATGAACAAGTGGCGCATCGGCGGCGTGACATTTTCCGCCTCGATCACCTCAAAGGATCTCAGGGAATTCTCCTACCTCTTCGTCACGCTCGACCCATCAGCCATGTCCGTCGAGGAGTTTCGCAGCGAATTGAAGGATCACGGTGTCTCCGGCATCGAGATCGAAGATCCCAGGGAACTCGTCCTACGGGAGGAAAAGGGAGGTACGGGTCGGGGTACCTCTTCCGAACCCGACTCCAAGGCCCAGCACAAGACCAACTCCAAAGCCGCGTATGGAAAGGCAGCCAATGCCCTGGGCCACCTCTCGCAGACGGCGCGCGACGGCGGGACCCTGAGTTTCAAACAAGCCAAGCGGGCGATTCAAAACATCGTCGATCTGATGATGCACGACGAATCGACGCTGCTCGGTCTCACGAATTTGCGCTGTCACGACCAATACACACACAACCACTCGGTCAACGTCGCTCTGCTTTCGATGGCCTTGGGCAATCGGGCGGGATATCCAAAGGTCGATCTCGCCGATCTTGGCATGGCAGCCTTGTTTCACGATGTCGGCAAATGCGCGATCTCCCTGGATATTCTGAATAAGCCCGGAGAGTTCACGCAGCAGGAATGGGACATCATGCGGACGCATCCCACAGAAGGTGTGCTGACGCTTATTGAACTGCGGGGACTGGCAAACGTGCCGGCCAGAATGGCTTCGGCCTCATTCGAACATCATATGAACTACGATTTCTCCGGATATCCAAAGCTCGCAGTGCCGTGGACCCAAAGCCTTTCGAGCCGAATTGTCACGATCGCCGATTGCTACGACGCCATGACGTCGTCCAGAGTGTACCGTCGCGAACCGCTTTCGCCCTCCAATGTATTGAAGTTCATGTTCGGCAAGAGCGGCCAGTCATTCGACCCCGTCCTGCTCAAACTGTTCGTCAACTGTGTCGGGATCGTCCCCATAGGAAGCGTCGTCTTGTTGGAGTCCGATGAACTGGCCGTCGTGCTGAAGCCTGCCGCCGACAAGAGCAACGCCGAACGTCCCACAGTGAAAATCATCGCCGACCCTCAGGGGAATCCGAAAGAAGACGGTCACGATGTGGATCTCACCGTCAAAGACGACGCAGGAGTCTACCTCAACAGCATCGTGCGACTGATCGACAATGCGGAGTATAAGTTCGACATCGGCAGATATTTTGTGTAG
- a CDS encoding rhodanese-like domain-containing protein, with product MKHNEGFLKLVETARQRVKECTVAEAKSRLDRGEVAHFIDVREDSEYAKDHAKGACHLGKGIIERDIETAVPDKQAPIILYCGGGYRSALAADALQQMGYTNVVSMDGGIKAWREAHYPMET from the coding sequence ATGAAACACAACGAGGGGTTTCTGAAGTTGGTCGAGACGGCACGGCAACGAGTCAAAGAATGTACGGTGGCGGAGGCCAAATCGCGGCTGGACCGCGGGGAGGTGGCCCATTTCATCGATGTGCGGGAAGATTCTGAGTATGCCAAAGATCATGCGAAGGGGGCCTGCCATCTTGGGAAAGGCATCATCGAGCGCGATATCGAAACCGCCGTTCCGGATAAGCAGGCGCCGATCATTCTGTACTGCGGAGGAGGGTACCGGTCGGCTCTTGCCGCGGACGCACTGCAGCAAATGGGCTATACCAATGTCGTCTCAATGGACGGAGGCATCAAAGCCTGGAGAGAGGCGCACTATCCAATGGAGACATGA
- a CDS encoding HEAT repeat domain-containing protein, producing MSDLQKAQDMMAAAIASKATDDPELVSVKRVLKLLDKTAKSNRTYGSTNPVAQKFSQQLFEELSTHLSTYSRLTFLVQRSALMCKDQIVYQPEQDSTAESIAFKLYADGIRELSILQGVTQEELGYFLDSLWSTADAGKDDDDIVTRLWARNLSTLTVVTAEEVAKSSGGHDGFLLLDASLSSSDMTLRELLDREQSRGKGRSGASGGEGAAEQGGGSGTGGGSASRRFKSNLIGYEVTEQELDALSKEVSAENQRDDTLYVLDMATAILASEKSPQLLTKLFRLWGSVVDSLLKDGRWTVLENVLGQLHETETVRPDLSEDHKRQLAAVFDGLSHSDRLKTIESYLNRTPGANTEGLSTIFFLMKPDAVPGLCSVLANLEAPGHQAIVAEALFTLAKDHPEPILRGLADRRPAYVRNLLAILTKWNNPRFVDSIEKLMRYPDMHVRKDVIKALGLLRPSGNGTKLITFVTDADESIRLAALKLLMSGQYTASFSNWSTLLSSEEFMERHLSERRAVYHAVRATSGDEAVPYWQQLFTEWNWTHRKKKEELAILAAEALGKLATPSAIESLEIGQKKGASSVRQACAMALSHIQKQQRAKTPLSANS from the coding sequence ATGTCCGACCTTCAAAAAGCCCAGGACATGATGGCTGCCGCCATTGCATCCAAAGCTACGGATGACCCTGAACTGGTCTCCGTCAAACGCGTGCTCAAACTTCTCGATAAAACGGCTAAATCCAACAGGACATACGGTTCGACCAATCCGGTCGCACAGAAGTTCTCTCAACAACTCTTCGAAGAACTGTCCACTCATCTGTCCACCTACTCGAGACTCACGTTTCTGGTGCAACGTTCCGCGCTGATGTGCAAGGACCAGATCGTGTATCAGCCGGAACAGGATAGCACCGCCGAAAGCATCGCATTCAAGCTGTATGCCGACGGCATCCGCGAACTGTCCATCCTTCAGGGCGTAACGCAGGAAGAGCTGGGATACTTTCTCGATTCCTTGTGGAGTACGGCGGACGCCGGTAAGGACGACGACGACATTGTGACCCGTTTGTGGGCTAGAAACCTCTCGACTCTGACCGTTGTGACGGCGGAAGAAGTGGCCAAATCGTCCGGTGGCCATGACGGATTTCTCCTGCTCGACGCCAGTCTCAGTTCTTCGGACATGACGCTGAGAGAATTGCTCGATCGCGAACAGTCCCGCGGTAAAGGCCGAAGCGGCGCGAGCGGGGGAGAGGGTGCGGCGGAACAGGGAGGCGGCAGCGGAACGGGAGGAGGCTCCGCCAGCCGCCGGTTCAAATCCAACCTGATCGGCTATGAAGTCACTGAACAAGAACTCGATGCGCTGTCGAAGGAAGTTAGCGCGGAAAACCAGCGTGACGACACGCTATACGTCCTGGACATGGCCACGGCGATTCTGGCTTCTGAAAAATCTCCCCAACTCCTCACGAAGCTCTTCCGGTTATGGGGAAGCGTAGTGGATTCGCTCTTAAAGGACGGACGCTGGACAGTCTTGGAAAATGTGCTGGGGCAGTTGCACGAAACGGAGACGGTCCGACCCGACTTGAGCGAGGACCACAAACGTCAATTGGCTGCCGTCTTCGATGGTTTGAGCCATTCCGATCGATTGAAAACCATCGAGTCCTATCTAAATCGAACGCCGGGAGCCAATACCGAAGGCCTGTCGACCATTTTCTTTCTCATGAAACCTGACGCCGTACCCGGTCTGTGCTCCGTGTTGGCCAACCTGGAGGCCCCGGGACATCAGGCCATCGTAGCCGAAGCGCTCTTTACGCTGGCGAAAGACCATCCGGAACCGATCTTGCGCGGACTGGCCGATCGCCGGCCAGCCTATGTCCGGAATCTGCTCGCCATTCTCACCAAATGGAATAACCCCCGGTTCGTCGATTCGATCGAAAAGCTCATGCGCTACCCTGACATGCATGTCCGGAAGGATGTCATCAAAGCCTTGGGGTTGCTGCGTCCAAGCGGCAACGGCACAAAGCTGATTACATTCGTGACGGATGCGGATGAGTCCATCCGGTTGGCCGCACTGAAACTCCTTATGTCCGGGCAGTACACCGCTTCTTTTTCGAACTGGTCCACCTTGCTCTCATCAGAGGAGTTCATGGAACGGCATCTGAGCGAGCGGCGGGCCGTCTATCACGCCGTGCGGGCCACGTCCGGCGACGAAGCCGTTCCGTATTGGCAACAACTGTTCACGGAATGGAACTGGACTCACCGTAAGAAAAAGGAAGAGCTGGCCATCTTGGCTGCCGAAGCGCTCGGCAAGTTGGCCACGCCGTCAGCGATCGAGTCGCTGGAAATTGGGCAGAAGAAAGGCGCCTCATCCGTCCGGCAGGCCTGTGCCATGGCTCTGTCCCACATTCAGAAGCAGCAACGGGCCAAAACTCCGTTGTCGGCGAACTCGTAA
- a CDS encoding OmpH family outer membrane protein, protein MSMKFLIRKAVLPVAAIGALTVGLASTIDAAEAFKMGVVDPQSVLEKSKAGKKALDGLKEYVSTRQKLLSRDEEELRNTEKTLKEASAKLSETEKKDKETQFRSKIQDYQKRAQEFNQELQGKQKELVDEYMKKIAAATQTVAEKNGFSLVVDKGSEQTVKIVIYNKDAIDLTEQVIKEFDRVNNK, encoded by the coding sequence ATGTCTATGAAGTTTCTGATCAGGAAGGCCGTCCTTCCTGTCGCTGCCATCGGTGCCCTGACGGTCGGTCTCGCCTCGACGATTGACGCGGCTGAGGCATTCAAAATGGGAGTGGTCGATCCGCAGTCCGTGCTTGAAAAATCAAAAGCAGGAAAGAAAGCCCTTGACGGACTGAAAGAATATGTCTCCACCCGCCAAAAACTCTTGTCCCGCGACGAAGAGGAATTGCGCAACACAGAAAAGACGCTGAAAGAGGCCTCGGCCAAACTCAGCGAGACCGAGAAAAAGGACAAGGAAACCCAATTCCGCTCGAAAATTCAGGACTATCAAAAGCGGGCGCAGGAGTTCAACCAGGAACTTCAAGGGAAACAGAAGGAACTGGTGGACGAGTACATGAAGAAAATCGCGGCGGCAACTCAGACCGTCGCGGAAAAGAACGGGTTCTCGCTTGTTGTGGACAAAGGCAGCGAACAAACGGTCAAGATTGTCATCTACAACAAAGACGCGATTGATCTGACCGAGCAAGTGATCAAAGAGTTCGACCGCGTCAACAACAAATAG